In Microbacterium sp. AB, a single genomic region encodes these proteins:
- the gndA gene encoding NADP-dependent phosphogluconate dehydrogenase: protein MSDTLRSVPAHDAAPADPAGSDRTPLGATDRRRADIGVIGLAVMGSGLARNLASRNGNTVAVYNREHDRTRDFAAAYPDADFVPTFSYEDFAASLTTPRTALVMIRAGAPVDDVISSLTEVFEPGDIIVDGGNSEYADTIRRERALREHGINFVGAGISGGEEGALTGPSIMPGGSDESWVTLGPILRSIAAVAEGEPCVTHVGHDGAGHFVKMVHNGIEYADMQLIAEAYDLIRRGTGKTPAEIADVFSEWNTGELESYLIEITAEVLRQVDAETGEPLVDVILDQAGAKGTGAWTVQTALSLGVPVSGIAEATFARSLSSHPEQRAAAAGLPGPAEDFHADDTEQFIEDVRQALFASKIIAYSQGFDEIRAGAAEYDWNIDLGAISKIWRGGCIIRAQFLNRIADAYADQPDLPVLATAPYFADALTRGQDAWRRVVIAAAQAGIPSPAFSSSLAYYDGIRAERLPAALIQGQRDFFGAHTYKRTDKEGTFHTQWSGDRTEIEAEDTH, encoded by the coding sequence ATGTCTGACACTCTGCGCTCCGTACCCGCCCACGACGCCGCCCCCGCAGACCCGGCCGGCTCCGATCGCACACCGCTCGGAGCGACCGACCGGAGACGAGCGGACATCGGGGTGATCGGGCTTGCCGTGATGGGATCCGGCCTGGCTCGAAACCTCGCCAGCCGAAACGGCAACACGGTCGCCGTGTACAACCGCGAGCACGATCGCACACGCGATTTCGCCGCCGCCTACCCTGACGCGGACTTCGTCCCGACGTTCTCGTATGAGGACTTCGCCGCCTCGTTGACAACTCCCCGCACCGCGCTGGTGATGATCCGCGCAGGAGCACCCGTCGACGACGTGATCTCATCGCTGACCGAGGTCTTCGAGCCGGGCGACATCATCGTCGACGGCGGCAATTCGGAGTACGCCGACACGATCCGCCGTGAGCGGGCACTGCGCGAGCACGGAATCAACTTCGTCGGCGCCGGCATCTCGGGCGGCGAGGAGGGCGCTCTCACGGGCCCCTCGATCATGCCCGGGGGGTCGGACGAGTCGTGGGTCACGCTCGGCCCGATCCTGAGGTCCATCGCCGCGGTCGCCGAGGGCGAGCCCTGCGTCACGCACGTCGGCCACGACGGCGCCGGCCACTTCGTGAAGATGGTGCACAACGGCATCGAGTACGCCGACATGCAGCTCATCGCCGAGGCCTACGACCTCATCCGCCGCGGGACGGGCAAGACGCCCGCCGAGATCGCGGACGTGTTCTCGGAGTGGAACACCGGCGAGCTCGAGTCCTACCTCATCGAGATCACCGCCGAGGTGCTGCGCCAGGTCGACGCCGAGACGGGAGAGCCGCTCGTCGACGTCATCCTCGACCAGGCCGGCGCCAAGGGCACGGGCGCCTGGACCGTGCAGACCGCCCTGTCGCTGGGCGTGCCCGTGTCGGGCATCGCCGAGGCGACCTTCGCGCGCTCGCTGTCGTCGCACCCCGAGCAGCGCGCCGCCGCCGCCGGGCTCCCGGGCCCGGCGGAGGACTTCCACGCCGACGACACCGAGCAGTTCATCGAAGACGTCCGCCAAGCACTGTTCGCCTCGAAGATCATCGCCTACTCCCAGGGCTTCGACGAGATCCGCGCCGGCGCCGCCGAGTACGACTGGAACATCGACCTCGGCGCCATCAGCAAAATCTGGCGCGGCGGATGCATCATCCGCGCCCAGTTCCTCAACCGCATCGCCGACGCCTACGCCGACCAGCCCGACCTCCCCGTCCTCGCCACCGCCCCCTACTTCGCCGACGCCCTCACACGCGGCCAGGACGCCTGGCGCCGCGTCGTCATCGCCGCCGCCCAGGCCGGCATCCCCTCCCCGGCGTTCTCCTCATCACTGGCGTACTACGACGGCATCCGCGCCGAGCGCCTCCCCGCCGCCCTCATCCAGGGCCAGCGCGACTTCTTCGGCGCGCACACCTACAAGCGCACCGACAAAGAGGGCACCTTCCACACCCAGTGGAGCGGCGACCGCACCGAGATCGAAGCCGAGGACACGCACTAA
- a CDS encoding GMC family oxidoreductase: MKTAHTFDYVVVGGGSAGAAVAARLSEDPAVTVGLLEAGPSDTDQDVVLRLSRWMELLESGFDWDYPVEPQENGNSFMRHARAKVLGGCSSHNSCIAFWAPREDLDEWAERFGAAGWDAESTFPLYRRLETNEDADPHHGHDGPVHLMNVPPADPSGVALLDACEQAGIPRTRFNTGETVANGAGFFQVNRRADGTRASSSVSYLHPVLERENLTILTGNHVREIEFDDAGRCTGVLVVDNAFGRPSRIAATREVILSAGAINTPQLLMLSGIGPREHLEEHGIPVRVDAPGVGENLQDHPEGVVQWESKKPMVRESTQWWEIGVFATTEEGLDRPDLMMHYGSVPFDMHTYRAGYPTAEEVFCLTPNVTHARSRGTVRLRSRDHRDKPRVDPRYFTDADGHDMRVMIAGIRKAREIVAQPAMQEWAGRELSPGADATTDDQLADYIRRTHNTVYHPVGTVRMGPDDDGLSPLDAELRVKGVTCLRVADASVMPEITTVNPNITVMMIGEKCADLIRGA; this comes from the coding sequence ATGAAGACAGCGCACACGTTCGACTACGTCGTCGTCGGCGGCGGATCCGCGGGGGCCGCGGTCGCCGCCCGGCTGAGCGAGGACCCCGCGGTCACCGTCGGACTGCTCGAGGCCGGGCCCAGCGACACCGATCAGGACGTCGTCCTGCGGCTGTCGCGGTGGATGGAGCTGCTCGAGTCGGGCTTCGACTGGGACTACCCGGTCGAGCCGCAGGAGAACGGCAACTCGTTCATGCGCCACGCCCGCGCGAAGGTGCTGGGCGGATGCTCGTCCCACAACTCCTGCATCGCGTTCTGGGCTCCGCGCGAGGACCTCGACGAGTGGGCCGAGCGCTTCGGGGCGGCCGGATGGGATGCGGAGAGCACGTTCCCGCTCTACCGCAGGCTCGAGACGAACGAGGACGCCGACCCGCATCACGGCCACGACGGCCCCGTGCACCTCATGAACGTCCCGCCGGCCGACCCGTCGGGCGTGGCGCTCCTCGACGCCTGCGAGCAGGCGGGCATCCCGCGCACGCGCTTCAACACGGGGGAGACCGTCGCGAACGGCGCCGGGTTCTTCCAGGTCAACCGACGCGCGGACGGCACGCGCGCCTCGTCGTCCGTCTCGTACCTGCATCCGGTCCTCGAGCGCGAGAACCTCACGATCCTGACCGGGAACCACGTGCGCGAGATCGAGTTCGACGACGCCGGCCGCTGCACGGGCGTCCTCGTCGTCGACAACGCCTTCGGGCGTCCCTCCCGCATCGCCGCGACCCGCGAGGTGATCCTCTCCGCCGGCGCGATCAACACCCCGCAGCTGCTCATGCTGTCGGGGATCGGGCCGCGCGAGCACCTCGAGGAGCACGGCATCCCCGTGCGCGTCGACGCTCCGGGCGTGGGCGAGAACCTGCAGGACCACCCCGAGGGCGTCGTGCAGTGGGAGTCGAAGAAGCCCATGGTCCGCGAGTCGACGCAGTGGTGGGAGATCGGCGTCTTCGCCACGACGGAGGAGGGGCTCGACCGCCCCGACCTCATGATGCACTACGGCTCGGTGCCGTTCGACATGCACACCTACCGGGCGGGATACCCCACCGCCGAGGAGGTGTTCTGCCTCACGCCGAACGTCACGCACGCCCGGTCGCGCGGCACGGTCCGCCTCCGCTCGCGCGACCACCGCGACAAGCCGCGCGTCGATCCGCGCTACTTCACCGACGCCGACGGTCACGACATGCGCGTCATGATCGCCGGCATCCGCAAGGCCCGCGAGATCGTCGCGCAGCCCGCCATGCAGGAGTGGGCGGGACGCGAGCTCTCGCCCGGCGCCGACGCGACGACCGACGATCAGCTGGCCGACTACATCCGCCGCACCCACAACACCGTCTACCACCCCGTCGGCACCGTGCGGATGGGCCCGGACGACGACGGGCTCTCGCCCCTCGACGCCGAGCTGCGGGTCAAGGGCGTGACCTGCCTGCGCGTGGCCGACGCGTCCGTGATGCCGGAGATCACGACGGTCAACCCCAACATCACCGTCATGATGATCGGCGAGAAGTGCGCCGACCTCATCCGGGGCGCCTGA
- a CDS encoding aldehyde dehydrogenase family protein codes for MPSTLFIDGTWGPAEAGGTREIRCPADGSLVGVVDEAGEADAVRAIRAARASFDSGVWTSVPAPERGDLLLRVAGALRDRAEEFAEVESRDTGKRIVESRIDMDDIAACFAYFGKLAGQDAGRIVDAGSADVVSQIVYEPVGVCTLITPWNYPLLQAAWKIAPALAAGNSFVLKPAELTPHTAILMMRVLEEAGLPAGVANLVLGAGATAGAPLSTHEDVDMVSFTGGLVTGRLIAANAAATVKKVALELGGKNPNVVFADADFDAAVDNALNAAFVHSGQVCSAGARLVVEESIAERFVDELVRRAERIRLGGPFDDDAETGPLISAAHRDKVTAYVQAGIDEGARLRTGGRWGEGDLADGYYYLPTVLDRVERGMSVVRDEAFGPVVTVETFRTEDEAVATANDTVYGLAGAVWSQDAGRVQRVARRLRHGTIWINDFHPYLPQAEWGGFKQSGFGRELGPTGLAEYQEAKHIYQNLSPAVTGWFPQH; via the coding sequence ATGCCTTCGACACTGTTCATCGACGGAACGTGGGGCCCGGCGGAGGCCGGCGGCACACGCGAGATCCGCTGTCCTGCGGACGGCTCGCTCGTCGGCGTGGTCGACGAGGCCGGCGAGGCCGACGCCGTCCGCGCGATCCGGGCCGCTCGGGCGTCCTTCGACTCCGGCGTGTGGACGAGCGTTCCCGCACCCGAGCGCGGCGACCTCCTGCTGCGCGTGGCCGGCGCCCTGCGCGACCGCGCCGAGGAGTTCGCCGAGGTCGAGTCGCGCGACACGGGAAAGCGGATCGTCGAGTCCCGCATCGACATGGACGACATCGCCGCGTGCTTCGCCTACTTCGGGAAGCTCGCGGGGCAGGACGCGGGGCGCATCGTCGACGCGGGGTCGGCCGACGTCGTCAGCCAGATCGTCTACGAGCCCGTCGGCGTGTGCACGCTCATCACCCCGTGGAACTACCCGCTGCTGCAGGCCGCGTGGAAGATCGCGCCCGCGCTCGCCGCGGGGAACTCGTTCGTGCTGAAGCCGGCGGAGCTCACCCCGCACACGGCCATCCTCATGATGCGGGTGCTCGAGGAGGCGGGCCTTCCCGCGGGCGTGGCGAACCTCGTGCTCGGCGCCGGCGCGACGGCGGGGGCACCGCTGTCGACGCACGAGGACGTCGACATGGTGTCGTTCACGGGCGGTCTCGTGACGGGCCGTCTCATCGCCGCGAACGCCGCGGCGACCGTCAAGAAGGTCGCGCTCGAGCTCGGCGGGAAGAACCCGAACGTCGTCTTCGCCGACGCCGACTTCGACGCCGCGGTCGACAACGCCCTCAACGCGGCCTTCGTGCACTCCGGCCAGGTGTGCTCGGCGGGTGCGCGCCTCGTCGTCGAGGAGTCGATCGCCGAGCGCTTCGTCGACGAGCTCGTGCGGCGCGCCGAGCGGATCCGCCTCGGCGGGCCGTTCGACGACGACGCCGAGACCGGCCCCCTCATCTCCGCGGCCCACCGCGACAAGGTCACCGCCTACGTGCAGGCCGGCATCGACGAGGGCGCGCGCCTGCGGACGGGCGGACGCTGGGGCGAGGGCGACCTCGCCGACGGGTACTACTACCTGCCGACCGTGCTCGACCGGGTCGAGCGGGGGATGTCGGTCGTGCGCGACGAGGCGTTCGGCCCGGTCGTCACGGTGGAGACGTTCCGCACGGAGGACGAGGCCGTCGCGACCGCGAACGACACGGTCTACGGGCTCGCGGGGGCCGTGTGGTCGCAGGACGCCGGGCGCGTGCAGCGCGTCGCACGACGGCTGCGCCACGGCACGATCTGGATCAACGACTTCCACCCGTACCTGCCGCAGGCGGAGTGGGGCGGCTTCAAGCAGTCGGGCTTCGGGCGCGAGCTCGGCCCGACCGGCCTCGCCGAGTACCAGGAGGCGAAGCACATCTACCAGAACCTGTCGCCTGCGGTCACCGGATGGTTCCCGCAGCACTGA
- the betT gene encoding choline BCCT transporter BetT: protein MTDSRTAVRVNWPVLIGSSTLIVAVAVWAIVLPGQAAEVIGAAVAWTGQNLGWYYILTAAIVLAFVVFLALAPMGRVKLGPDHSRPQFRLFTWMSMLFAAGIGIDLMFFSVAEPVAQYYGPPAGDGETVEAARQAVVWTLFHYGPVGWAMYALMGGAFAYFAFRRNLPLSIRSLLTPLLGNRLRGWAGHVVDITAVLGTVFGIATSLGIGVVQLNYGLFLLFGIPEGVGAQIALIVLSVVMATISTVSGVEKGIRRLSEANVILAIVLLVLLMVLGDARRLLDGIVMNVGDFLASFPGLVMNTFAWERPDDWMSAWTLFFWAWWIAWAPFVGLFLARISRGRSLRQFIVGVLVVPFVFIAIFISVFGNSALELILGGDDAFGQAALSAPERGFYDLLAAYPAAPVIIGLATLTGLLFYVTSADSGALVLANFTSIIQDPRQDGGNVLRIFWSVVTGLLTMSMLLVGGIATLQNATLIVGVPFSVVMYLVMISLFRALRTEQQHAEGYRATATARVATTDSGWQRRLRRVSAYPQRAQAARFLEEIAEPALRDVASELASADADVSCERADVEGLDLPALVLSARFPGHEDFTYQVYPVEHELPTFAARAPRNADVYYRLEIFTATGSRGYDVYGYTTEQLIADVVAHYESHMEYLRISADAADASIGGEPAVTDWSEDFPQPQRER from the coding sequence GTGACTGACAGCAGGACCGCCGTGCGCGTGAACTGGCCCGTGCTCATCGGATCGTCGACCCTGATCGTGGCCGTCGCCGTCTGGGCCATCGTCCTGCCGGGGCAGGCCGCCGAGGTCATCGGGGCCGCCGTCGCGTGGACCGGGCAGAACCTCGGCTGGTACTACATCCTCACCGCCGCGATCGTGCTGGCGTTCGTCGTCTTCCTCGCGCTCGCGCCGATGGGCCGCGTCAAGCTCGGTCCCGACCACTCCAGGCCCCAGTTCCGCCTCTTCACGTGGATGTCGATGCTCTTCGCCGCCGGCATCGGCATCGACCTCATGTTCTTCTCCGTGGCGGAGCCCGTGGCGCAGTACTACGGGCCGCCCGCCGGCGACGGCGAGACCGTCGAGGCCGCACGGCAGGCGGTCGTGTGGACGCTGTTCCACTACGGACCGGTTGGATGGGCGATGTACGCGCTCATGGGCGGCGCCTTCGCCTACTTCGCGTTCCGGCGGAACCTGCCCCTCAGCATCCGCTCCCTCCTCACGCCGCTCCTCGGCAATCGCCTGAGGGGATGGGCGGGGCACGTCGTCGACATCACCGCCGTGCTCGGGACCGTGTTCGGCATCGCCACCTCGCTCGGCATCGGCGTCGTGCAGCTCAACTACGGTCTCTTCCTGCTCTTCGGCATCCCCGAGGGCGTCGGCGCGCAGATCGCCCTCATCGTCCTCTCTGTCGTCATGGCGACGATCTCGACGGTGTCGGGCGTGGAGAAGGGCATCCGCCGTCTCTCCGAGGCCAACGTCATCCTCGCGATCGTCCTCCTCGTCCTCCTCATGGTCCTGGGCGACGCGCGCCGGCTCCTCGACGGCATCGTCATGAACGTCGGCGACTTCCTCGCCTCGTTCCCCGGCCTCGTCATGAACACCTTCGCGTGGGAGCGGCCCGACGACTGGATGAGCGCGTGGACGCTCTTCTTCTGGGCCTGGTGGATCGCGTGGGCCCCGTTCGTGGGCCTCTTCCTCGCCCGCATCTCGCGAGGCCGTTCGCTGCGCCAGTTCATCGTCGGCGTGCTCGTCGTGCCGTTCGTGTTCATCGCGATCTTCATCTCGGTGTTCGGCAACTCCGCGCTCGAGCTGATCCTCGGCGGCGACGACGCCTTCGGGCAGGCTGCGCTCAGCGCCCCCGAGCGCGGCTTCTACGACCTCCTCGCCGCCTACCCCGCGGCGCCGGTCATCATCGGCCTGGCCACCCTCACGGGACTGCTGTTCTACGTGACCTCGGCCGACTCCGGCGCGCTCGTCCTCGCGAACTTCACGTCGATCATCCAGGACCCCCGGCAGGACGGCGGCAACGTCCTGCGCATCTTCTGGTCGGTCGTCACGGGCCTGCTGACGATGTCGATGCTGCTCGTGGGAGGCATCGCGACGCTGCAGAACGCGACCCTCATCGTCGGCGTGCCGTTCTCCGTCGTCATGTACCTCGTCATGATCTCGCTGTTCCGCGCCCTGCGCACCGAGCAGCAGCACGCGGAGGGCTACCGGGCCACGGCGACGGCGCGCGTGGCCACGACGGACTCCGGCTGGCAGCGCCGCCTGCGCCGCGTGTCGGCGTACCCGCAGCGGGCGCAGGCGGCGCGCTTCCTCGAAGAGATCGCCGAGCCGGCGTTGCGCGACGTGGCCTCGGAGCTCGCCTCCGCCGACGCCGACGTGTCGTGCGAGAGGGCCGACGTCGAGGGACTCGACCTCCCCGCGCTCGTCCTCTCGGCGCGGTTCCCTGGGCACGAGGACTTCACCTACCAGGTGTATCCCGTCGAGCACGAGCTGCCGACGTTCGCCGCCCGTGCTCCCCGCAACGCCGACGTCTACTATCGTCTGGAGATCTTCACGGCGACGGGCTCCCGCGGCTACGACGTCTACGGCTACACGACCGAGCAGCTCATCGCCGACGTCGTCGCGCACTACGAGTCGCACATGGAGTACCTCCGCATCTCGGCCGATGCGGCCGACGCCTCGATCGGCGGGGAGCCGGCCGTGACCGACTGGAGCGAGGACTTCCCCCAGCCGCAGCGGGAGAGATGA
- a CDS encoding alpha-galactosidase: MIDVTWGSSDFPLRLIAAESGPVMLSIASGVDAAEPLRSQHRGRPALVEVLAVGEGRGLNNTRAVRTAVGDRMRYRAHRIEGTASGERLTIEQRDDVTGLVAETTIERFAGVDAYRATTIVRNEGERAVVLQQVTSATLIGLTGRLGPVDDLDLWTARSEWCAESRWAPTALSGPAGLADINTGIHGHFARGRVALAGHSTWSSGEYLPTAGIENRADGSALVWQIENSGPWQWELDTLFDPDEALALALLGPTDIDHAWTTRVEPGEAFSTVPVSFALSRAGLSGAVGQLTTHRRASHLYADATRVRPLVFNDYMNALMGDPTTEKLLPLIDAAATVGARIFCIDAGWYDDGGDWWPSVGAWEASTVRFAPEGLVGVLDHIREAGMTPGLWVEPEVVGVRSPIARTLPEEAFMHRQGERIVEHDRYFLDFRSVAACDYLDGVFARLIEEYGARYFKWDYNVTPGSGPDTEASGPGEGLLDHARAHLAWVERLRERYPDVVLEACSSGAQRMDAAILARYDLQSTTDQQDYRLYPPIAAAAPMSMPIEMAGNWAYPQPGWSDEQVAFTLVTGLSGRLYLSGHLNRLESSQRAIVHEATSIYPDVISHHARALPSWPLGLPAWTDPQVALATHAGDESLVFVWNREVDATSIRLSLPEHVGADVEADVVFPSALPAWPTSWDAATGTLDVDLAGAGESARIIRIRRR, from the coding sequence ATGATCGACGTCACCTGGGGTTCGAGCGACTTCCCGCTGCGGCTCATCGCCGCTGAATCGGGGCCGGTCATGCTCTCCATCGCCTCGGGCGTCGACGCGGCAGAGCCTCTGCGCTCGCAGCACCGGGGTCGCCCGGCCCTCGTCGAAGTGCTCGCCGTCGGCGAGGGACGGGGCCTGAACAACACCCGTGCGGTGCGCACAGCGGTCGGAGACCGTATGCGCTATCGCGCTCACCGCATCGAGGGCACGGCCTCGGGCGAGAGGCTCACGATCGAGCAGCGCGACGACGTCACGGGTCTCGTCGCCGAGACGACCATCGAGCGCTTCGCGGGCGTCGACGCCTATCGTGCGACGACGATCGTGCGCAATGAGGGCGAGCGAGCGGTCGTGCTCCAGCAGGTGACATCGGCGACCCTCATCGGGCTCACCGGGCGGCTCGGCCCCGTCGACGATCTCGATCTCTGGACGGCCCGCAGCGAATGGTGCGCCGAGAGCCGGTGGGCGCCGACCGCGCTCAGTGGGCCGGCTGGGCTCGCCGACATCAACACAGGAATCCATGGGCACTTCGCGCGAGGCCGCGTCGCGCTCGCCGGGCACTCGACCTGGTCGTCCGGAGAGTACCTGCCCACCGCGGGAATCGAGAACCGTGCCGACGGCAGCGCGCTGGTCTGGCAGATCGAGAACAGCGGTCCGTGGCAGTGGGAGCTCGACACGCTCTTCGACCCCGACGAGGCGCTCGCCCTCGCGCTGCTCGGGCCCACCGACATCGATCACGCGTGGACGACGCGTGTCGAACCCGGCGAGGCCTTCTCGACCGTCCCGGTGTCGTTCGCCCTCTCACGGGCGGGGCTGAGCGGAGCGGTGGGCCAGCTGACGACGCACCGGCGCGCATCCCACCTCTACGCCGATGCGACCCGCGTGCGGCCGCTCGTGTTCAACGACTACATGAACGCGCTCATGGGCGACCCGACGACCGAGAAGCTCTTGCCGCTCATCGACGCCGCGGCTACGGTCGGCGCCCGGATCTTCTGCATCGACGCAGGCTGGTATGACGACGGGGGCGACTGGTGGCCGAGTGTGGGGGCGTGGGAGGCCTCGACCGTGCGGTTCGCGCCCGAGGGCCTCGTCGGCGTGCTCGACCACATCCGCGAGGCAGGCATGACGCCGGGCCTCTGGGTCGAACCGGAGGTCGTCGGCGTGCGATCGCCCATCGCGCGGACCCTGCCGGAAGAGGCCTTCATGCATCGTCAGGGAGAGCGCATCGTCGAGCACGACCGCTACTTCCTCGACTTCCGCAGCGTTGCGGCCTGCGACTACCTCGACGGTGTCTTCGCCCGTCTCATCGAGGAGTACGGCGCCCGCTACTTCAAGTGGGACTACAACGTCACGCCCGGCTCCGGCCCGGACACCGAAGCATCCGGGCCGGGCGAGGGACTGCTCGACCATGCGCGCGCCCACCTGGCGTGGGTCGAGCGGTTGCGCGAACGGTACCCCGACGTCGTCCTCGAGGCGTGCTCGTCCGGAGCTCAGCGGATGGACGCGGCCATCCTCGCCCGCTACGACCTGCAGTCGACCACCGACCAGCAGGACTACCGCCTGTACCCGCCGATCGCGGCTGCGGCGCCGATGTCGATGCCGATCGAGATGGCGGGCAACTGGGCCTACCCGCAGCCGGGATGGTCGGACGAGCAGGTCGCGTTCACGCTCGTCACGGGACTCTCAGGTCGCCTGTATCTGTCGGGCCACCTCAACCGGCTCGAGAGCTCGCAACGGGCGATCGTCCACGAGGCCACGAGCATCTATCCCGACGTCATCTCGCACCACGCGCGTGCGCTGCCCAGCTGGCCGCTGGGGCTTCCCGCCTGGACCGACCCGCAGGTCGCTCTCGCGACGCATGCCGGCGACGAGAGCCTCGTGTTCGTCTGGAATCGCGAGGTCGACGCCACGAGCATCCGCCTGTCTCTGCCCGAGCACGTGGGCGCGGACGTCGAGGCCGACGTCGTGTTCCCGTCGGCCCTCCCGGCATGGCCGACGTCGTGGGATGCCGCCACGGGCACGCTCGACGTCGACCTGGCCGGAGCAGGCGAGTCGGCGAGGATCATCCGGATCCGTCGTCGCTGA
- a CDS encoding ABC transporter substrate-binding protein, with amino-acid sequence MRKKLIIVAAIGTTALALGGCSASGGEDPDTIELWTSWTEGESTAVALEPLIEAWAEENGYTVNQSNFTYDQIHEKLIASAAGGNLPDVVWGLPEYVGEFQKIGVLADVSDAWEAWEDASLVSDSVKAAMTTGGAVVGFPYETTVRAYLVHDDLLAESGVSVPETWDDVLAVGSTVEDATGSSFYGLTGAGVRQPQELFVYLAQKGLSIAEEQPDGGYANTWNDDPEQLVKATEVFQFYADLMDSGAVNPNSATYGWEETDDNFATGLTATFVTGNWLGEREASNPETMGDVSVHAIPYPEDGEPATYLESKPMFVMANSESLEASTELAEQFASEEWQSAAFADRSALSSVTTDSKWSKGFAELLDTGVAYPPVSLGEITQDMQDALAMVLQDGESPEAAAMWLSDAINEALEASGDASGS; translated from the coding sequence ATGAGGAAGAAGCTGATCATCGTCGCTGCCATCGGCACGACTGCTCTCGCGTTGGGCGGATGCTCGGCATCCGGCGGCGAGGATCCGGACACGATCGAGCTGTGGACGTCGTGGACGGAGGGCGAGAGCACCGCCGTGGCCCTCGAACCGCTCATCGAGGCATGGGCCGAGGAGAACGGCTACACGGTCAACCAGTCGAACTTCACCTACGACCAGATCCACGAGAAGCTCATCGCCTCGGCCGCCGGAGGCAACCTCCCCGATGTCGTATGGGGTCTGCCGGAGTACGTGGGCGAGTTCCAGAAGATCGGCGTCCTTGCCGACGTCTCCGACGCCTGGGAGGCATGGGAGGACGCCAGCCTCGTGAGCGATTCCGTCAAGGCCGCGATGACCACCGGCGGGGCCGTCGTGGGCTTCCCGTACGAGACCACCGTGCGCGCGTACCTCGTGCACGACGACCTGCTTGCCGAGTCAGGAGTCTCCGTTCCCGAGACCTGGGACGACGTGCTCGCCGTCGGATCGACCGTCGAGGACGCGACGGGCAGTTCCTTCTACGGCCTCACCGGCGCGGGTGTGCGCCAGCCGCAGGAGTTGTTCGTATACCTCGCGCAGAAGGGGCTCTCGATCGCAGAGGAACAGCCGGACGGCGGGTACGCGAACACCTGGAACGACGACCCCGAGCAGCTCGTCAAGGCGACCGAGGTGTTCCAGTTCTACGCCGACCTCATGGACAGTGGTGCCGTCAACCCCAACTCCGCCACCTACGGATGGGAGGAGACCGATGACAACTTCGCCACCGGTCTCACGGCGACCTTCGTCACGGGCAACTGGCTCGGCGAGCGCGAGGCGTCGAACCCCGAGACCATGGGCGACGTCAGCGTGCACGCCATCCCCTACCCCGAGGACGGGGAACCCGCCACATATCTCGAGTCCAAGCCGATGTTCGTCATGGCGAACTCCGAGAGCCTCGAGGCGTCGACCGAGCTCGCCGAGCAGTTCGCGAGCGAGGAGTGGCAGTCAGCCGCATTCGCGGATCGATCGGCACTGAGCAGCGTCACGACCGACAGCAAGTGGAGCAAGGGCTTCGCCGAGCTCCTCGACACGGGCGTGGCCTACCCGCCGGTCTCGCTCGGCGAGATCACGCAGGACATGCAGGATGCGCTCGCGATGGTGCTGCAGGACGGCGAGTCGCCTGAGGCAGCCGCAATGTGGCTGAGCGATGCGATCAACGAGGCTCTCGAGGCCTCGGGCGACGCATCGGGCAGCTGA
- a CDS encoding carbohydrate ABC transporter permease: MQSMRVGDVSRTRSNRRFTILALAPAWLFLAALIGYPLVSVLTDAFSHAHLVNGDVGGFAGLENFEKVVSDPHFGPAVRNTLVWTVGSVVGEFVIGLGAAVLLNVRVRGQGFFRVATFIPWLVPIVVAGMTWEWILNPDFGIFNSLLTQSGLVESPINFLGDKNWAMATVVFVNIWRTFPYYTISFLAAMQAIPNELYEAASLDGAGAWRRFWSVTMPQLRSVSLIIVFIHLIWTAVNFDFIWVMTQGGPNYATITLPILIYRYSLQQYDVGAASALSTLMLIATSLVFVVYYRYRRRLSEETVG; encoded by the coding sequence ATGCAGAGCATGCGAGTCGGAGACGTCTCGCGGACCCGATCGAATCGTCGTTTCACGATTCTGGCGCTCGCGCCGGCGTGGCTGTTCCTGGCCGCGCTCATCGGATATCCGCTCGTGAGCGTACTCACGGACGCGTTCAGCCACGCGCACCTCGTCAACGGCGACGTCGGCGGGTTCGCGGGGCTGGAGAACTTCGAGAAGGTCGTCTCCGACCCGCATTTCGGCCCCGCCGTGCGCAACACGCTCGTCTGGACCGTCGGTTCCGTCGTCGGCGAGTTCGTGATCGGGCTCGGTGCAGCGGTGCTGCTCAACGTCCGCGTACGCGGCCAAGGGTTCTTCCGCGTCGCGACGTTCATCCCGTGGCTCGTGCCGATCGTCGTGGCCGGGATGACCTGGGAGTGGATCCTCAATCCCGACTTCGGCATCTTCAACAGCCTGCTCACGCAGTCCGGTCTCGTCGAGAGCCCGATCAACTTCCTGGGCGACAAGAACTGGGCCATGGCGACGGTCGTCTTCGTCAACATCTGGAGGACGTTCCCCTACTACACGATCTCGTTCCTCGCGGCGATGCAGGCCATCCCGAACGAGCTGTATGAGGCGGCGTCGCTCGACGGCGCCGGGGCGTGGCGCCGCTTCTGGAGCGTCACGATGCCGCAGCTGCGCAGCGTCTCGCTGATCATCGTCTTCATCCACCTGATCTGGACGGCGGTCAACTTCGACTTCATCTGGGTCATGACCCAGGGCGGACCGAATTACGCAACGATCACGCTGCCCATCCTCATCTACCGGTACTCGCTGCAGCAGTACGACGTCGGCGCGGCATCCGCCCTCTCCACGCTCATGCTCATCGCGACGTCGCTCGTCTTCGTCGTCTACTACCGGTACCGCCGCCGCCTGAGCGAAGAGACCGTCGGATAA